AGGGCGGTGGGCGCACTGTTCCAGGCTGTGGCCAACTGTTCGCGCTGATCACCCAGCAGCTGGGGCACCGGCTTGGTCTTACCAATGATCGGCATGAAGTTGGCGTCCCCGGTCCATCGCGGCACGATGTGCTGGTGCAGGTGGGCGGCGATGCCGGCGCCGGCGACCTCGCCCTGGTTCATGCCCAGGTTGAAACCGTGGGGATGGGACACCGCACGCACCACCTCCATGGCCCGGGCGGTGAGCCGCCCGATCTCCGTCCGTTCGGCGTCGGTCGCCTCGGTCCAGTCGGAGACGTGCCGGTAGGGGCAGATCAGTAGGTGGCCGGTGTTGTAGGGGTACAGGTTCATCAGCACGTAGGCGGTCTGGCCGCGATGCACAATCAGGGCGTCGGCATCATTGCGGCCTGGGGCGGCGCAGAAGGGGCACTGGGCGACCGTGTCATCCGCCGGCCGGTCCTGCCCGCCGATGTAGACCATGCGGTGCGGGGTCCACAGCCGCCCGAATGGGTCAGGAGCGTCGGCATGCTGAAAAGGCGTTTCGATGCGCACACCGTCTACTACGGTGCCCTCCAGGTGACTCAGCGGGCCGCCGGGGGCCGTACTGGCCTCGGTCCGCTCGGGCTGTGCCTGCTCAGTCATGGGTGAGTTTCTCCCCTGCCGGATCATTGATGCGTTCGGCAATCACCTGCGCAATGTGTGCCACGGCCTCCTCCACGGGCACGCCGTTGGTCTGGGTGCCGTCG
This genomic stretch from Actinomyces qiguomingii harbors:
- a CDS encoding HIT family protein, with translation MTEQAQPERTEASTAPGGPLSHLEGTVVDGVRIETPFQHADAPDPFGRLWTPHRMVYIGGQDRPADDTVAQCPFCAAPGRNDADALIVHRGQTAYVLMNLYPYNTGHLLICPYRHVSDWTEATDAERTEIGRLTARAMEVVRAVSHPHGFNLGMNQGEVAGAGIAAHLHQHIVPRWTGDANFMPIIGKTKPVPQLLGDQREQLATAWNSAPTALDAHCNADSEG